In one window of Hymenobacter nivis DNA:
- a CDS encoding zinc ribbon domain-containing protein: MTAKAAALAHADVPVATKLEALLALQRLDSQLDEIRRVRGDLPEEVRDLEDEIAGYEVRVKKFDEDIQGLNDFIKSRKQASKDAETLIKKYDEQQQNVRNNREFEAIAKEMELQRLEIQISDKKIKESQYQIDVKNAEISGTKSKLDERRKDLDTKKGELDTIIAENEEEERGILAQREEATAPVEPRLLTAYTRIRGNVRNGLAVVLVRRDACGGCFNTVPPQRQADIISHKKIIVCEHCGRILADVEGRATANV, translated from the coding sequence ATGACTGCTAAAGCTGCCGCCCTGGCCCACGCCGATGTTCCCGTAGCCACCAAGCTGGAAGCCCTGCTCGCTTTGCAGCGCCTTGATTCCCAGCTGGATGAAATCCGGCGCGTGCGTGGCGACCTGCCCGAGGAAGTGCGCGACCTCGAAGACGAAATTGCCGGCTACGAAGTGCGCGTGAAGAAATTCGACGAGGACATCCAAGGTCTCAACGACTTTATCAAAAGCCGCAAACAAGCCAGCAAAGACGCCGAAACGCTCATCAAAAAGTACGACGAGCAGCAGCAGAACGTGCGTAACAACCGCGAGTTCGAAGCCATTGCCAAGGAAATGGAGCTGCAACGCCTCGAAATCCAGATTTCGGACAAGAAAATCAAGGAATCGCAGTACCAGATCGACGTGAAAAACGCCGAAATTTCAGGTACCAAGAGCAAGCTCGATGAGCGCCGCAAGGACCTCGACACCAAAAAGGGCGAGTTGGACACCATCATCGCCGAAAACGAGGAAGAAGAGCGCGGCATCCTGGCCCAGCGCGAGGAAGCCACCGCCCCGGTGGAGCCCCGCCTACTGACGGCCTACACCCGCATCCGTGGCAACGTGCGCAACGGCCTGGCTGTGGTGCTGGTGCGCCGCGACGCCTGCGGCGGCTGTTTCAACACGGTGCCGCCCCAGCGCCAGGCCGACATCATTTCGCACAAGAAAATTATCGTGTGCGAGCACTGCGGCCGCATTCTGGCCGACGTGGAAGGCCGCGCTACCGCCAACGTTTAA
- a CDS encoding tetratricopeptide repeat protein, with protein MFQLPRRQIFRSFWLPTRALGALAGLWLLTAFASQGPTNGEAEALAPTPAAAPAADNQLPASSQRAYAEVLKLRLGPARQLLAPELARTPWAPAPLLVADCADFVELLATQDATRYAQLVPGQQARLDALDGAPAGPWRDYTRAEIRLHLGLEHVGFGHQVAGAWQLRRAYQQAQALARQYPGFVPARTTLGLGQFAIGTLPQGYHWLLRLLGLPGDVDAGLANLSQAADQPHAFQAESQLFRALIRETYFKQPAEALRLATQLPTQQPDNLLFAYVATTVLKRQHQTAAALAAYRARPTGPVYLPFAYLHHLAGDLLLYQADYAGSERENLQFLREYRGQNYRKDAAFKLYLAAWLGGQPATTVERYRQQINLAGPTIVEEDAYAQRFYHNAQNLSPILTRARLQLDGGYYRPALATLRAFRPTAATPLRDRLEGPYRYARAYQGLGRPDSARQAYAQTLAISTQAGENTYYFGPQAALELGYLARAAGQRPQAKAYFEQALRSPAHEYKNSTDAKAKLALRGL; from the coding sequence ATGTTTCAATTACCTCGCAGGCAAATATTCCGCTCTTTCTGGCTGCCCACCCGGGCGCTGGGGGCCCTCGCTGGCCTGTGGCTGCTAACGGCTTTTGCGTCCCAAGGCCCCACCAACGGCGAAGCAGAGGCCCTCGCCCCCACGCCGGCCGCCGCACCGGCGGCCGATAACCAGCTGCCGGCCAGTAGCCAGCGCGCCTACGCCGAGGTGCTGAAGCTGCGCCTGGGCCCCGCCCGGCAGCTGCTGGCCCCCGAGCTGGCCCGCACACCCTGGGCCCCCGCCCCCCTGCTGGTGGCCGACTGCGCCGACTTCGTGGAGCTGCTGGCCACCCAGGACGCCACCCGCTACGCGCAGCTGGTGCCCGGCCAGCAAGCCCGGCTCGACGCCTTGGACGGGGCACCGGCGGGGCCCTGGCGCGACTACACCCGCGCCGAAATCCGGCTGCACCTGGGGTTGGAGCACGTGGGCTTTGGGCACCAGGTGGCGGGGGCCTGGCAGTTGCGCCGCGCCTACCAGCAGGCGCAGGCCCTGGCGCGGCAGTATCCGGGCTTCGTACCGGCCCGTACTACGCTGGGCCTGGGGCAGTTTGCCATCGGCACGCTGCCCCAGGGCTACCACTGGCTGCTGCGCCTGCTGGGCCTGCCCGGCGACGTAGACGCCGGACTCGCCAACCTCAGCCAGGCCGCCGACCAGCCCCACGCCTTCCAGGCTGAGAGCCAGCTGTTCCGGGCTCTCATCCGCGAAACGTACTTCAAGCAGCCCGCCGAGGCACTGCGGCTGGCTACCCAGCTGCCTACCCAACAGCCCGACAACCTGCTCTTTGCCTACGTAGCCACCACCGTGCTCAAGCGCCAGCACCAGACGGCCGCCGCCCTGGCCGCCTACCGCGCCCGGCCCACCGGCCCGGTCTACCTACCCTTCGCCTACCTGCACCACCTGGCCGGCGATTTGCTGCTCTACCAGGCCGATTACGCCGGTTCGGAGCGCGAAAACCTGCAATTCCTGCGCGAATACCGGGGCCAGAACTACCGTAAGGATGCCGCCTTTAAGCTCTACCTGGCAGCGTGGCTGGGCGGACAGCCGGCCACCACCGTCGAGCGCTACCGCCAGCAAATCAACCTGGCGGGCCCCACCATAGTGGAGGAGGATGCCTACGCCCAGCGCTTCTACCACAACGCTCAGAACCTCAGCCCCATCCTCACGCGGGCGCGCTTACAGCTCGACGGCGGCTACTACCGCCCGGCACTGGCCACTCTGCGCGCCTTCCGGCCCACGGCCGCCACGCCCCTGCGCGACCGGCTGGAGGGCCCCTACCGCTACGCCCGCGCCTACCAGGGCCTGGGCCGCCCCGACTCAGCCCGCCAAGCCTACGCCCAAACGCTGGCTATTTCCACACAAGCGGGCGAAAACACCTACTACTTCGGGCCCCAGGCCGCGCTGGAACTGGGCTACCTGGCCCGGGCCGCCGGCCAGCGCCCCCAAGCCAAAGCGTACTTCGAGCAAGCCCTGCGCTCGCCCGCGCACGAGTACAAAAACAGCACCGATGCCAAAGCCAAGCTGGCCCTGCGCGGGTTATAG